The Aspergillus flavus chromosome 2, complete sequence region GGACGTTTTGTTAATTCAAGCAATATGAATAATCCCCATGATACCCTGAAACCAGGTTCACAGGAGCTCTGGCCCACTTACGATAAGCACACATTGTCCGCTGtgttatattttttcttacaCATTGGTCGAAGCACGGTCCGACTATAGACGCGAAAGGTACACGCGATACTGAAGGTCTGGATGCAGCTGCGATGGATATGGACCTGAGTAGAAATGAGCTGTAAATgaaagaagcagagatcATCCGACATAGCGGAACTTCACCTTCAAGACACTGTAGGGTTGGTACTTGATTTTGAGCCATCTCAGACTTTAGGGTATGCAACATCAGGTGAGCGTTGCCACATAGAAAGGATTCCGATCGTAGGTTAGCACTTCACAAACATTCTGTTATTAGAACACATTATAAGCCCCACAAACGTAGTATAGGTCGGACTCAATGGGATCTTCAGTGTAAATGTATGAGGCACTTTCTTGCTGATTCCCAGCATATGAAACACTTAGGCTGTAGCGCAGGAAAATCCCGCATACTTTATATTGCCCTGGAAAACACAGCAATGACCACCCTATTCCGAGAGTGTTTAAGTCCAATACTTTGGTCTTTTTCAAGTCCAATTAGCAAGCAAGAAgcaaataaaataaagtttcTGCTAAACCAATTCCAGGCACGTCGTGATGTCAATTTCTGTGCCTCGGATTGTCAATCAATCACTAGTCTTCCACTCATTCCCGCTCCTGTAGGCATAAATACTAGACCTTAGCTGCTCACAGTTGGGGTAAAGATTCACTCTGATTCATCTCTAGGCAAACGAACGGGAATGTTAGTAGACGGGGTGAAGTGGGCTTGCGGGCCTTGCGTTCGCGGGCACCGTGTAAGTACGTGTGAACACCATGGTACAGCATCGTGTTTCTTGCTTTCCATCGTTATTATTTCTCATTTGCACGCCTGTATACTGATAACGATAGTAGATAGAACGCTAATCCGCATCAACCGGAAAGGTCGCCCATTTGTTACTTGTTCCGTGTGTAACGAAACCCCATGTCCCAAGCCGAGGGAGCACTACAAAGTACAGCACAGCTCCAGGGTGAAGAAGACTAAACCTGCTCCCGAAGTATTTCACCCCTAATGGCTGCCTAATCCCTGCCTTATTCACGATTCCAGAGATTACCGGATGGACTCAGCGAAATAGACAGCAAGCTAACTCGAGGTTACGGGATCTGCTAGAAAAACATCACCCGCAGGGCTTCTTCCCGTGCGAACCCGGCGTGTTTACCCCTTGCACCTCGACCTACTGAAGTATCGAACACCTTACCTACTTTACTCTCCATTAATCGTCTTCCTGACCTGCAACAAGTCGGTGTACCCATCGGTTCTAATGCTTCAGGGGGAGTTAGCAA contains the following coding sequences:
- a CDS encoding copper fist DNA binding domain-containing protein, yielding MLVDGVKWACGPCVRGHRVSTCEHHDRTLIRINRKGRPFVTCSVCNETPCPKPREHYKVQHSSRVKKTKPAPEKNITRRASSRANPACLPLAPRPTEVSNTLPTLLSINRLPDLQQVGVPIGSNASGGVSNQLPGLTPLAPDQQQQSTSRSRGESFTAPGIPLTFMYRDNQLPVPGAIESQMSVTPAVRLPPLRTPVHQNYPACDMMNSGHLLPSKPW